In the Helianthus annuus cultivar XRQ/B chromosome 11, HanXRQr2.0-SUNRISE, whole genome shotgun sequence genome, one interval contains:
- the LOC110888508 gene encoding uncharacterized protein LOC110888508: MEGRYQFQKKGKLSPRFIGPFKIIERVGKVAYRLELPEELCRIHGMFHVSQLRKCLAEETAYIHYDDIEVDNSLNYAVRPLEILDRKVKHLRNKQIDQVKIKWEHKKGSDTTWESEEEMRHLYPTLSGDNGNLMDGGQASS, encoded by the coding sequence atggaagggcgttATCAGTTTCAGAAAAAGGGGAAACTAAGCCCGAGGTTTATCGGGCCATTTAAAATCATCGAACGGGTTGGCAAGGTGGCTTATCGCCTCGAGCTGCCAGAAGAGTTGTGTAGGATACATGGCATGTTTCATGTGTCGCAATTGCGGAAATGTCTAGCGGAGGAAACAGCTTATATCCATTACgacgatatcgaggtggataatagCCTGAATTATGCGGTAAGGCCATTGGAGATTTTAGACCGAAAGGTTAAGCACTTGCGTAACAAACAAATCGATCAAGTCAAGATCAAGTGGGAGCATAAGAAGGGTTCGGACACTACttgggagtccgaagaggagatgcgacaTCTCTACCCTACACTATCCG